From Desulfosoma caldarium, the proteins below share one genomic window:
- a CDS encoding MarR family winged helix-turn-helix transcriptional regulator, with protein MNDKNFTRDDYFRFQVQRFQALMQEVVRCCEGRAADLSKKFGLPDAELRCLMLFREDKYLTAKGIALKMDVAKSRVTKIVNGLLDKGLVQCIDDPADGRIKLISLTPKGRAKCDEMAAFITALHEMILQELEPEERTQVLRVLERLRTSMEAVKQKVF; from the coding sequence ATGAACGATAAGAATTTTACTCGAGATGACTATTTTCGATTTCAAGTGCAGCGGTTCCAGGCGCTCATGCAGGAGGTGGTCCGGTGCTGCGAGGGGCGGGCGGCGGATCTTTCCAAGAAGTTTGGCCTTCCCGATGCGGAATTGCGCTGCCTAATGCTCTTTCGCGAAGACAAGTACCTGACGGCCAAAGGGATTGCCCTAAAGATGGACGTGGCCAAGAGCCGCGTCACCAAGATCGTCAATGGGTTGTTGGACAAGGGCCTGGTGCAGTGCATCGACGATCCGGCCGACGGCCGCATCAAACTGATCAGCCTTACCCCAAAGGGCCGGGCTAAGTGCGACGAAATGGCGGCTTTCATCACGGCACTTCATGAAATGATCCTCCAGGAACTGGAGCCGGAAGAGCGCACACAGGTGCTGAGGGTTCTGGAACGATTGCGCACGAGCATGGAAGCGGTCAAGCAAAAGGTGTTCTAA